The Caldicoprobacter guelmensis genomic interval GTATACTCAGGCCGAGGTGGTCAAGGATATCTTAGCGACTGCAGAGGATATAAAAAAGAAGTTTGAATGCTTTGTGGTTTTGGGCATAGGCGGGTCGGCTTTGGGCCCCATAGCAGTACATCAAGCGTTGAATCACCTACATTACAACGAGTTGCCAAAAGAAAGGCGAAACGGTTGTCCAAGATTTTATGTGGTGGATAATATAGACCCTGAGCGTATGAAGGCTCTTTTTGATATAATCGATGTGAAGAGCACGGTATTTAACGTGATAACAAAGTCTGGCAGTACGTCTGAGACTATGGCTCAATTTTTGATTGTAAGGGATATGCTGAAAGAAGCCGTGGGTGACAACTACCGCCAGCAAATTATTGCCACCACCGACGCTGAGAAGGGCAATCTCATCCGTATAGCCAGGGAGGAAGGATTTAAGACCTTCTACATCCCTGCTGGTGTAGGAGGCAGGTTCTCCGAGCTTTCACCTGTTGGGCTTTTACCGGCGGCTGTATGCGGTATCGATATCGAGGAGCTGCTGGCAGGGGCAGCTTATATGGATGAGCTGTGCAGCAAAGATGACGTATTTGAGAACCCGGCTTATATGGCAGCTGTCCTTCAGTATATCGCCATGAAACAGGGGAAGAACATCTCGGTCATGATGCCCTATGCCGATTCCTTGAAGTATATGGCCGACTGGTATGCACAGCTGTGGGCTGAAAGCCTGGGCAAGAAATACGACGTTGAGGGTAGGGAAGTATACGTTGGTCAAACTCCTGTAAAAGCGCTGGGTGTCACTGATCAGCATTCCCAGATACAGCTGTACACTGAAGGGCCTTTCGATAAGGTCATAACATTTATAAAAGTAGAGAATTTCCGCAGTGAGATTGATATACCTAAAGGATATGATGACATGCCTGCTGTTTCGTTTTTGGGAGGTCACACTCTAGGACAGCTCTTACATGCTGAGCAGACAGCTACTGAATATGCGCTTTACAAGGCTAAACGAATGAATAGGACTATTATATTGCCCGAGGTTAACGCCTTCACAGTGGGGCAGCTGCTTTACCTGCTGGAAGTTGAAACGGCCTTTGTCGGGGAGCTGCTCAACATCAATGCGTTTGACCAGCCGGGAGTAGAAGAAGGCAAGAACGCCACGTACGCTTTGATGGGTCGTCCAGGCTATGAGGAGAAAAAGGCAGAACTGGAAAACAGGCCTAAAAAGCGCAAAGAGTATATAATATAAAAGGGGGAAGTGGAGGGTTGAAAGCTACAATTGATTGCATGCATTGCTATCTGAAACAGGCTGTGTCGTGTATGAGAATGGCTGGGATTGACGAAGACGCTCAACACGAGATACTCTTTAAGCTCATGGACTATGTGAAGGGGCTTGACAGAGAAGCTACTCCTGCCGAGAATTCCACATATGTGGTTCTGAAGACATATGAACTCATGGGGATAGATGACCCCTATAAAGAGATAAAAAGGCAATCGAATGACTTGGCACTTGAATTATACCCGCAGTTGAAGCGAATGCTGGAGGGATATGAAGACAAGCCGTACGCTGCTCTTAAGATAGCGGTGGCAGGGAATGTGATTGACCTTGGCATAAGGAGGAGTTTTGATGTCGAGGGAGAGCTTCGGTACAGCCTGGATACTGGCTTTTCAAAAGACCATTACCATAGATTTAAGCAAAAACTGGAGAAGGTAGATGAAGTGTTGTTTTTAGGTGACAATGCAGGAGAGATTGTATTTGACAAGATATTGGTAGAAGAACTGGTAAATTTGGGTAAAAGG includes:
- a CDS encoding glucose-6-phosphate isomerase (catalyzes the formation of D-fructose 6-phosphate from D-glucose 6-phosphate), which produces MRRFEDAGWRANMRIRFDYNNMMSDMLGEKYGINKEQILALQPKVKVAIEALKEKRKSGKIEWMDLPYTQAEVVKDILATAEDIKKKFECFVVLGIGGSALGPIAVHQALNHLHYNELPKERRNGCPRFYVVDNIDPERMKALFDIIDVKSTVFNVITKSGSTSETMAQFLIVRDMLKEAVGDNYRQQIIATTDAEKGNLIRIAREEGFKTFYIPAGVGGRFSELSPVGLLPAAVCGIDIEELLAGAAYMDELCSKDDVFENPAYMAAVLQYIAMKQGKNISVMMPYADSLKYMADWYAQLWAESLGKKYDVEGREVYVGQTPVKALGVTDQHSQIQLYTEGPFDKVITFIKVENFRSEIDIPKGYDDMPAVSFLGGHTLGQLLHAEQTATEYALYKAKRMNRTIILPEVNAFTVGQLLYLLEVETAFVGELLNINAFDQPGVEEGKNATYALMGRPGYEEKKAELENRPKKRKEYII
- a CDS encoding damage-control phosphatase ARMT1 family protein, which translates into the protein MKATIDCMHCYLKQAVSCMRMAGIDEDAQHEILFKLMDYVKGLDREATPAENSTYVVLKTYELMGIDDPYKEIKRQSNDLALELYPQLKRMLEGYEDKPYAALKIAVAGNVIDLGIRRSFDVEGELRYSLDTGFSKDHYHRFKQKLEKVDEVLFLGDNAGEIVFDKILVEELVNLGKRVTYVVKEGPVLNDSTMEDAIYVGMDKVANVITSGSRFLGISFKHMSRELADALYKAPLVISKGQANFESLEQHEMARDRVFFLLKIKCDEVAKAAGAALGDVVFFAR